TCTTGGTCAGTAGGGTTTCTCTCAAAGCAGAGTTAAAGAATTGGGTTGGTGGTGGTCTCTGGTGATGATTTTGTGCATTGCTGTAGAGGAGATAGGCATTCAGCTCTATCCCCAGGCAGGTGATCCCCGTAAGTGAGGGGAGCaggggtgtccctgcatggcacagcgctcagcttctctgaattactcacaCCCTTCTCCATGGCAAGGCAGCAATATTTGAAGGGGCCCCCTAATTTAGTTCCAGCTAAACACTCATCAAATTTTTTATCCATGGCTTGGCTTTGAGATTCTGTGAACATACTTTCCCAGTCGCCAACACATCCTGTAGAAATGTCAAATGTTTATAGTTAGTTGTAGAATGAAACATATATACTTGTAAATCTGTTTATTTATGaaagaaatgtactgtatatacttgagtataagccgacccgaatataagccaaggcacccaattttactacaaaaaactgggaaaacattgacttgagtataagccaagggtggaaaatgcagcagttactgataaatttcaaaaataaaaatagataccaataaaactgggagaatatgcagaaggaggaggatggaagTGTTCTGGAAGCGTACACTCCCATAAAGACCTTTAAGAGACATAGCTGACAGGGAAGAAGGGGAGGTGAATGGGCTTCCCTGGGCTTGTAAACAAAGATGCCCTCACTGTGATCTCTGTTCAAAGTAGTCTTTGAGATACGTACTGACGTGCTGCTAGGAAAAAGTTTTCATCTATAGCTCTTTCATTTGGACATAGACTGCTATTATCCTCCCAGCACGGTGTCTGCCTGCAGAGTCTgaaaaatgcagtgtacttaaccagGGTTATCGGACCACCCTCAGAGGCTGCAGGCGCCCATCAATGAGCAGGGGAATCCAGAGAACACCCACACTGCAGGGAAgtacatgtaattttgacactgactcgagtacagtgatgccccgcatagcgacgataatctgtgcagcaaaaattgctgcaaagggatttcatcgctatgcagaaataaaaagcccataggaaggcattaaaacctgtttaatgcattcctatgggcaaaaaactcacctttaagcgaaaatcctccatacggtggccattttcgctgcccggtaagcaaggaatcggcgcgaaaacacagcgggtggccatttttttacctggcggccattttggaactgccgatcagctgtttaaaaaaatcactatgcgataattggtaagcgaaacagcgtaccaatcatcgcaaagcgattttttcctatttaaaacatcgcaatgtgattgcttttgcgatcgcaaaatcttcgtcagTATGTGGATTCggcgttaaacggggtgcccgttaagcgaggcaccactgtataaaatgagggggtgctttttcagcaaaaaaaattgtgctgaaaaactaggcttatacttgagtaaATATGGTATTTATATAACAGAACAGCATCTCAAACAAGTACATCAAACATAATGTATAGCTCACAAACTCACAGATTAGTAAATTGGAGAATataagaatacaaaaataaagctCAAAATCATAATGAAACTGAATACTTTTTTTATATGTTAATCCTGTCTTAGGGTGCAACTAGAGAGGGAAGCTGTCCTTGGTTGACCTGGATTGATTCAGAGTTTCCTAAGGCCATTAAATCCCTGTCGTCATTCACACTGAATGTTCAACTACCACAGGCAATTTTGGAGGCATGATTCCATATTATATCACAAATCATTACAATTCTCCCACACGCCTCTGTCATTAACATCACCttcttcctgcctctttttttaaaatcatttttgacATGTGACATAGCATTGAACTGATACAATATGTGAAACTGCAGTGCTTATTGACATAGTGTGAAATTAGAAtagcataattaaaaaattgttcagcagagagagagacaaagggtATTGACTTGAGAGGATATCCCTGCTATAATGGCATACCCTTTGGCATGATGCAGTGTGCCAGTAAAGTGAGAATGTCCCCTTCAAGTGTgtacctcttgtctctccttcgaATATTttttcattacagtggggtcttgacttgagaacttaatccgtattggaaggcggttctcaagtcaaaaagtctgtaagtcaagtctccattggcctacattgcattgaaaaccgatcaatcccgtaacaggccgtttttgttccattttggtttttttctggtctgtaagtcaattctcaggctgcaagtcaaacctaaattttgcggccagagaagtctataactcaaaaagtctgtaagtcaagccgtctgtaagtcaagggtccactgtatgctgaaTAGAATATGTTCAGTCAACTGCACTGTTCTATAACTTTAAACAATTATGAATGAACAAAAGGAAGAAGGATCCAGGGACCATGAAACCACAAGTGTAAACTGAAATAGACACTTTGCCAGCTTTTGGTGCATCCCTAACACAACCTTTATGAATATATCCACCAATGTGGCCAGATAGGTAGAATGGCTGCTTAGCTGGGAACTGTTGAGTTAACAGTTTGCTGTACCCTACCTACATTGCCCTAAAGCTTTACCTTTGCTGAAAAGAACAGGACCAAATGCCCCATAGGTTTCGAGGGATCGCTCTTTCGCAGCCTCAAAGGTGCTTCTTTTCACAACACTTTTAATCTCATCTTCAGTGAGGGAGAACCCAAAGAATTTAGCCATCTTTTGAACGCCTGTATACAGGTTCTGTatgtaaaaacaaatcaaaaaacaattttttgttacataaaacaaaaactacacctctctgaaataatttttttttactgaagatCAGAGATCTTTCTGAAGCTTAATTGgatttttctttccccaaaatgGTCTCTGAAGCAGTAAACGCTAGAAACAAAGCTTTGCATGGACAATACTGTTTTCCTGTTGTAAATAACTGGAtgggttacatctcaaaattgaTTTCCCCAGAGCCTCTTTTATTATTGTGTTGTGAAAGATCTCCAAAACACAAAGAACCAGAAACAAACAATTTGGAGTTGATGCTAGTGAGTAATACTTAAGTACTTGGGCTATATGTCTGAAAAACAGTTCGCTAGAACCTGCCTtgactctctttctttctctctgcctgtctCAAAAATGCTCTTAAATAGTAAGAACTAGAAACACAAATATCTGAATGGATACTAAAAATTTTCTACCAGAAATAACTGTATCTGTTCTTAAAACTGGGTTTTTCTCAGCTCATTGGCTTTTAGTAAAGCCCAGTCAGAAGCTATTTTTGACCTACGGTTACGCTGATACAAGTTGGATGACAtccaggccaaggcaaagaacaAGCTAgtgtgaaagaactgggcagggctggaagggaagTGTGACCTGCTTAGATGTTTCCTGCTGCTGTCTTATCTAAAAATTGCTTTCAATGCAATACATTTTTATCAGTAACGGTAAAAAAAAGTAGAGAGACATAGAACAGCATATCTGTATGCTTTCACCATAGAAACGAAAGTCATATACATATTATAGTTCATTACACATTTATTATTTCTGCAGGTGTTGTGATATAAAACACATCTGAATTGTTCAAAAAGTCAGCGTTGCTCTCACCTCTTTTAGTTCTTCATAACTGATGGCCATGACATTTTCATTATCAATATATTCATCCCAGGCTTTCACATAGTCAAAGTAGGATCCTCCTGGAactggagaaaaggaagaggatacTGAAGTCCATGATGCCGTAATTCTGAAGTTAGACATTTTCAAATCACTGGAAATATTCTCAACAACATTCTTCAATTATAGATCAGCATTTATTCCCATTTTCTCTATCAGTAAATGCAACACCACATATTAGGATTAATTGAAGAAACACTGAAACTTCCCATGATAGGTGTTATACAAATCTCAGAAAGCTTTTCAACCATTTATGTTGAGAGCTTTCTTCAGAGATTTAATTCAATATAAtttacaacttttaaaatgtgtttgcatGTGTTCATAACTTTGGaccgagggacgtggtggtgctgcgggttaaaccgcagaagcctctgtgctctaaggtctgtagatcttccgctgtaagattgaatccacatgacggagtgagcgcctgtcgcttgtcccagctcccaccaacctagcggttcgaaagcatgcaagtgcgagtagataaatagggaccaccacggtgggaaggtagcagcgttccgtgtctaagtcgtactggccatgtgaccacggaagattgtcttcagacaaacgctggctctgtggcttggaaatggggatgagcaccgccccctagagtcaaacacgactggacaaaaattttcaaggggaacctttacctttacctataacttTGGACCAGGGTGCACATGTGTGTTGAAATAGTTTTGAATTATGCACATTCATACATGCATCAAAGTTTTGAAGGCCAAAAGGCTGCATCCTGAATttagcccaggaaaaaaaacagtagcaAACAGCAGATCTCATGGGGAATTAGCGCCACATCCTTCCAAAAGTTACTGTCTCACAGATGTCAGGCTACTAGATACTGGATCAATGGAAATTTTTGGGTTGTCATCAGAAGCAGCCCCTGGTAATGAACATTATAATAGTTAAGTCTAGAGATTGCCACAGCAGTCACAAAAGTGGCCAAGTAATAACCCTCTTTGAAAGGATGCAGTTGGAATATCAATGGAAACTGACAGAGCACAGATCAGGATCCTTCTGCCTTCCAGACATCCATCCCCAAGAGGTGATGGATTTGGCAGGATAGCTTCCAAATCCTGAAAATCTGCTTGTGGTAGGCTGTTAACACATGCTGCCAAAAGGCAAGGATACCTTTTCCATtcataaaatcaataaaatatgcATCCCAAGAtgacaaaggaaaggaagataacTTGTTTCTAAAATGAAAGTAAGACACCAGCGTGTCTTTGGGATTTCGAAACAGCACCAGAACCTGAAACACAAGAGAAGAAATTGTAATTTAAGTTTTTGTGCTACATGCTATTTAATAATGATTATTCTTATTATCCAGTAATGCCCAGTAATTTCTGTAATCCAGTAATGCCTGAGTAAATCacagaataaaacattattttcagTCAATATTCTGGttccattattttcttcatttttccattaGTAGTTAGGATCACCAGCATGATATTCTGCTAAACTGATCAGACATAGTTCTATAAAGTTTTAGGTCAGCAAACAGATGACTATAATTGCCTGCAATCATTATCATAATAAGAGTCCGTTTCTTGTGCAAGAAGGTGTGTCTATTTTATACTAATAGGAATAGCatggtatatacagtatttctaggcTTCTCAATGACAATCTCCCTGCTACATTCACTAATACAGCTAAACAGAGTTGGTTCTGCTCTCCACACACCTATCACTTTGGGGGCAAAAATTACTCGTGGTGGTATCTGTGGGTCATCGTATTATTGACATTTATCATGGGCTAGTAAGCCTTGTTGATAGTATTTGCAAATTTGGATTACATGGCCCAGAACTGGATGGAAGGAGCACCCTGAAGATGTTATTAGAAACAATTCACTGAGGCCATCACCGTGGAGCAGTCTTTGGTGCTGCACATATACATCTGCCAAATGTGGAAACAACCTTTGGATTGGTAATGAAATTGACATGTCAAACACTGGATTCAACCTTAAATCCTTTCTTGTTATAGTTGATTCCTCTGAGCCACAGCTGGTACAAGTCAATCCCTAGCACAACTATACATGTGTGACCTTTGTAATAAAGCCTTCATAAGGTCAAAGAGTATGAGCTTGTGCACTCACCTTggctttatttttgaaaatagatTTGGGCAGCAAATTAGGATGCAGGTGCGTTATTATGACCCTTCTTGAAGGAAGTTTTTCCATCCtctttaataaaataagaaaaagaaaaagaaatcactaCCGAAAACAGCTTGGACATCTAAAAGGTGTTCTGGGGGAGAGCAGGTTTACATGATTGATCATAATCTGGAACCATGGATGCATGTagcaaataagaaacaaaaaagtTTATTTCATGTCCCACTTTGCAATTCAGAAGAATTTCAATATATGCTCAGTGTCCTCAACAAAGAAAGAACAGTTAAAATTTAGAAAATGAGTAATCCGCATATTTCAGCAACTGTTTCTACAGATGTCTTGGGACAGAAGTGTACTTGTTAAGCACtgtaaactctctctctctctctctctctctctctctctctccagtgatAACAGTAGTAGACCAGGAGACAATATAGGATATATTTAGTATCTATCAAATTATCTTTATGACACAGTGCATGTAAGTGTAAAACTAAGTAGGAGGATATACTTCCAGAGAAATAGGATTAATCTATGCATCaaaatcaacataaaaaaacctaagatcatggcccctggtcccatcacctcctgacaaataaaaggggaagatatggaggcagtgacagattttaccttcttgggctccatgatcactgcagatggtgacagcagccacaggattaaaagatgcctgcttcttgggaggagagcaatgacaaacctacacagcatcttaaaaagcagagacctcaccttgccgaaaaaggtctgcatagtcaaagctatggtttttccagtagcaatgtacagaagtgaaagctagaccataaagaaagctgactgccgaagaattgatgcttttgaattgtggtgcatcAAGCCGGTCTCCTACTGGAATTTTCTAtttcggtcactaattttagtggtgaagtaaaggaacataacttccttttatttctgttccagatatttaacatgtttcttaaaaagggttgttcgcctgatttattgtatttctttttactacattaaacaaatatttttcaatattcccatttatttctgaggattccatatcccaccaaattaaccttcctttgttgtatataatatctccaataaatcttaactgattcgctatactgtataataattttttgtattaggaatacctaaacctccatttttttaaagccctataccaatatcttttatttattcttggtCCATGCTGACCTTGAGCTTGTCTGGATCCCCAAACTCAAGGCGTGGAGTCATTGCCAATTCTTTTTCAAGTCTGAGTCTTTCTTTCACTTCCTCTGCTGTATACTTTCCAGATATGATGGCCAAGTGGTTTAGGATGTGGTCAACCCAGTTAGTACCTGAAAAAAGATGACACATGTCTGGAGTACAAGCTTATGGTTGCTCTTCATACTGCTTGTTTACTGGGGATAAAGTCCATAATTTCTTGTGGTATACTCTGCTGGTACCTCTCTCTGAGAGTGAACACTTTGTAGTTTGAAGGAAAGCCCAAATGGCACTCACTCCACTTCCTGTCTAATACAGTAGTACAGTAGTTAATAACATCTTGTTTCATCATACAGTGTGCTAATCCTTCTATTGtccacttacacacacacacacacacacacacacacaaaatatagctttctttcacacacatacacacacactgagagaggGAGGTATATACCTGCCTCTGATGGGAAAAAACAGATTTGGATCTGtgaggaaaaacagaagaaaagcaaaatgagaaGGAAACAGGGCGAGACAGAacaaaaaaggaatagaaaaatTGTAGGGAAAGGGCAAATGAGGGGGAAATGAAGTagacaaaaaaaaggagaaaacagagaaacaaagcaaCCAACAGAAAAGATTGCAGTATGAAAAGAACAAGCAAACAGATCATATCCTCTCTTTCACACCAAGTCTGTATAATTTCTAACTCACTGGGATGAAAGCAGCACACCATCTATCTGATAATATTTCACACACTCTCTACTCATTCTTCGCAAGCAGTAATATTCCTTGCATGACAAGCTCTTAGAGCATCCAGTTCTTTGGAGGCACAAGTGGGCTACTTCTGCATTTCATATTTAGAACAATTAACAATTTCAGAACAAATTTTAACCTGTGAAATGTGAAGCTGAAGATTAAAGAGAGTTTAAATAGTATTTTAAGTCTAGTTCAAATTATATATGTCTGTGTTATTCCTGGCTATTTTGCCAGGCATAGAGACATTCTCTTATGGAAAAAAGTATCCAAGTGTACTGGATTCAGAAAAATTACAAATCTTGAACTGAACTGGGTTGATTGGGACCAATTCATTGGAGTGCCAGACTCAACTGGAATAAACAGATTCACTTCCAGAATGAAGCAAATCCGATCAGTTTGCATCTAGAGCGCAAAAACCTTTGATGGAGTATAAACTGCTTCTGGCTATTAAGTTTTAATTACAAAATACATTCTGAGTGTGCTTAATAAACAAACCCCAGAAATTAAACACCTGAAATTTTACAGCCTTACTCACTTCCTTAGGATTAATCTATCATGTATGTTTCCACCTTTC
The Pogona vitticeps strain Pit_001003342236 chromosome 1, PviZW2.1, whole genome shotgun sequence genome window above contains:
- the LOC110070831 gene encoding sulfotransferase 6B1, translating into MVEHWRSSVEFLEKFVAKSATLTPEENYFSYKGNLYPVAACQVETLQALETFEARADDVILAGYPKSGTNWVDHILNHLAIISGKYTAEEVKERLRLEKELAMTPRLEFGDPDKLKRMEKLPSRRVIITHLHPNLLPKSIFKNKAKVLVLFRNPKDTLVSYFHFRNKLSSFPLSSWDAYFIDFMNGKVPGGSYFDYVKAWDEYIDNENVMAISYEELKENLYTGVQKMAKFFGFSLTEDEIKSVVKRSTFEAAKERSLETYGAFGPVLFSKGCVGDWESMFTESQSQAMDKKFDECLAGTKLGGPFKYCCLAMEKGVSNSEKLSAVPCRDTPAPLTYGDHLPGDRAECLSPLQQCTKSSPETTTNPIL